The following proteins are co-located in the Desulfatitalea tepidiphila genome:
- a CDS encoding CsgG/HfaB family protein: MIRSNPTKLVAIIGLSLLLSTVFARADQVITPDQRQWARQAIQQEKQLAAMTKPNSIAILYFRNLSEDRALDPLQKGLAIMLISDLSKLDMITVVERTELQALVEEIGLGQSGLVDSNTTPRVGRLLQSQYLIGGSFSGSAATTLHVGAHLIDVAPGKTIGRAEVKDKMEQLFTIEKQLLNQIILDLKINLTQQQRRDLGRPLSRSQGALLDLFRGIDAVDHQQFESAAQFMDRAIQQDPNLTLAKTSLQELKDKGLVPPSYGGGDGAPTPEEKAGEAEILEHRRQMLRSVRKETSFSTQLPPATPLARIPQPPSVQPTSPPQEGESPIFEPDEP, from the coding sequence ATGATTCGTTCAAATCCAACCAAACTGGTGGCCATTATCGGTCTCAGCCTCTTACTGTCGACAGTCTTTGCAAGGGCGGATCAGGTGATCACTCCGGATCAGCGGCAATGGGCTCGCCAGGCGATCCAACAGGAAAAGCAGCTTGCCGCCATGACCAAACCCAACAGCATTGCGATCCTCTATTTCCGCAATCTGTCTGAGGATCGCGCCCTTGATCCACTTCAAAAGGGGCTGGCGATCATGCTGATCTCCGACTTGTCCAAGCTGGATATGATCACCGTCGTCGAACGAACGGAGCTGCAAGCCCTTGTTGAAGAGATCGGTCTTGGGCAATCCGGACTGGTCGATTCCAATACCACTCCTCGGGTCGGCCGTTTGTTGCAGTCCCAATATCTGATCGGTGGCTCTTTTTCAGGCAGTGCGGCAACGACGTTACATGTCGGCGCCCATTTGATCGATGTGGCACCGGGTAAAACCATTGGCCGAGCAGAAGTAAAGGACAAGATGGAACAGCTTTTCACTATTGAAAAGCAATTGCTCAACCAAATCATTTTAGACCTTAAAATCAATTTGACCCAACAGCAGAGACGTGACTTGGGTCGACCATTGAGTCGCAGCCAGGGTGCTTTGTTGGACCTGTTTCGGGGTATCGACGCGGTCGATCACCAGCAATTCGAGTCGGCGGCACAGTTCATGGATCGGGCGATTCAGCAGGACCCGAACCTGACGCTGGCCAAAACGTCGCTGCAGGAGCTGAAGGATAAGGGATTGGTTCCGCCATCCTACGGTGGTGGAGATGGTGCCCCAACGCCAGAAGAGAAAGCGGGTGAAGCAGAAATTCTCGAGCATCGCAGGCAGATGCTACGATCCGTGAGAAAGGAGACCTCCTTTTCGACCCAATTGCCGCCCGCCACCCCCCTGGCCCGCATTCCCCAACCGCCGTCAGTTCAGCCGACATCCCCTCCGCAGGAAGGGGAATCACCTATATTTGAACCTGATGAACCATGA
- a CDS encoding sigma-54 interaction domain-containing protein, translating to MKDILEQIPRTLLFALLNNPYESLILVDADGVIRFVSESNESVPKSALASAVGKHISDVNPDSDLVRVIETGRAEIGRSLILNDRERIVARIPLVKEGRVIGAAGKLLLSSPQKVKALYQRIESLEKQVDYYKSGAWQIHGAHFSFDNIVGRSARIERAKALAGIAAQNDSSVIISGESGTGKEMFAHAIHAASPRRHHAFVRINCGAVPAELIESELFGYEPGAFTGAQRQGAPGKIELAHNGTLFLDEVSEMPLRMQVKLLRVLQDKVVERIGGGKPRQINFRLISATNQDLESMIRQGGFRLDLFYRINVMTIPLPSLRTIIEDIAIIFEAILQELSLQERRKKKSVAPEVVEALKSYDWPGNIRELRNVAERALVLCESDRIEVDHLPEMLRGHKERRVVGRSGVTPLKILIADVERQAISKALLESGHNKNKAADLLGIHRTGLYQKMRKYKML from the coding sequence ATGAAAGATATCTTGGAGCAAATTCCCCGAACACTTTTGTTCGCGCTGCTGAACAATCCATACGAGAGTCTGATTCTGGTTGATGCCGACGGTGTTATCCGCTTTGTCAGCGAGTCCAACGAGAGTGTCCCCAAATCGGCATTGGCCAGCGCTGTAGGAAAGCACATTTCAGATGTCAATCCTGATTCCGATCTGGTTCGGGTGATCGAAACCGGTCGTGCGGAAATCGGCCGAAGCCTGATTCTGAACGATCGTGAACGGATTGTCGCCAGAATTCCCCTCGTCAAAGAGGGGCGGGTGATCGGGGCGGCCGGTAAACTTCTGCTCTCCAGTCCGCAGAAGGTCAAGGCGCTGTACCAACGCATCGAGAGCCTGGAAAAGCAGGTGGATTACTACAAGTCGGGAGCCTGGCAAATCCATGGCGCCCACTTCTCTTTCGACAACATCGTCGGACGATCTGCGAGGATCGAAAGAGCAAAGGCCCTGGCGGGCATAGCGGCCCAAAACGACTCGTCGGTAATCATTTCCGGTGAATCCGGAACCGGGAAGGAGATGTTCGCGCACGCCATCCATGCCGCCAGTCCACGGCGTCACCATGCATTTGTCCGAATTAATTGCGGCGCCGTTCCCGCGGAGTTGATTGAATCCGAGCTGTTCGGATATGAGCCGGGTGCATTTACTGGCGCCCAGCGGCAAGGAGCGCCGGGTAAAATTGAATTGGCGCACAATGGCACACTCTTTTTGGATGAAGTGAGCGAGATGCCGTTGCGCATGCAGGTCAAGCTTCTACGGGTGCTTCAAGACAAAGTGGTCGAGCGAATCGGAGGCGGAAAGCCGCGGCAGATCAATTTCAGGCTGATCAGTGCGACCAATCAGGACCTGGAGAGCATGATTCGACAAGGTGGTTTCCGTCTGGACCTGTTTTACCGAATTAATGTAATGACCATCCCTTTGCCTTCGTTGAGAACCATAATCGAGGATATTGCGATCATTTTCGAGGCCATCCTGCAGGAGTTGAGCCTGCAGGAGCGACGCAAAAAAAAGTCGGTCGCGCCGGAGGTCGTGGAGGCGCTCAAATCCTATGACTGGCCGGGAAACATTCGCGAGCTGCGTAATGTGGCCGAGCGGGCATTGGTCCTTTGCGAAAGCGACAGGATCGAGGTCGATCATTTGCCGGAAATGCTCAGGGGCCATAAGGAGCGCCGCGTGGTAGGCAGGTCGGGGGTGACGCCGCTAAAAATCCTGATTGCCGATGTCGAGCGCCAGGCCATTTCAAAGGCCCTTCTCGAAAGTGGCCACAACAAGAATAAGGCAGCCGATCTATTGGGTATCCATCGTACCGGATTATATCAAAAAATGAGAAAATACAAAATGTTATAG